The DNA region ATCCTTACATTGGCAGCTTCTTTCCACTTCCCTACTGAGGCATACATATTTGAGAGTAATGAATAAGTGCCTGCATTTTCGGgttcaattttcaaaattttcttaGCTACAAGCTTGCCAATATCAGCATTTCCATGCACATTACAGCCAGCAAGGAGTGGTCCCCAAACAGACAATGATAAGTCTACCCCAAGCCCCTCAATTATATTGAAAGCTTCTTTTAGTCTTCCTGCACGACCACAAAGATCAACCAGACATGCATAGTGATCTTCTCTGACTTGTATAGATCTGTTTTTCAGAAGCCTATCAAAGTACTGAAGCCCCTCCTCAACTAATCCAGCATGACTGCAAGCTGTGAGAAGTTCAACATAGGTGACATCATTAGCTTGGAAACCCAATTCTTGCATTTTATTAAATAGATTAATTGCCTCTTTGCCATATCCATGGTGCGCATAGGCGGCAATCATACCATTCCAAGATATCAAATCCCTTTGCCTTAATAACCCTTCATCAAAAATCCTCCTAGCAATATGTAGCTCCCCACATTTTGAGTACATATTTATCAGCGCCGACACCACATATGTGCTCTCCTGAAAAACTGTTTTACTTATTAATTGATGAATTTGTTGGCCCTCGGTTAGACCAGCTAAGTCACTACAAGCACCTAATACGGTCACAAAAGTGCCAGTGTTGGGTTTTAATGCATGATCAGCTTGCAATTTGTTAAATATTTTCAATGCTTCTTCACTTAGACCATGTTGGACATAGCCTGTCATCATCGCAGTCCAAGTGATCACATTCTTTTGTGGCATTTCATGAAATAACTTCTCTGCCCTGTTTAAGTCTCCATTTTGAATGAACCCTGTGACCAATGTATTCCATGAAGGCATGTCTCTCTCAGGCATCCTCTCAAACAACTCCAAAGCCTCATCCAACCTCCTATTTTTAGCATAACCCTTAATCATCACATTCCAAGAAACCACATTTCTAACCGGCATCCTATCAAAAAGCTCTCGAGCATCATCAACTCTCCCATTTATTGCCAAACCATCAACCATGGTAGTCCAAGATTTCACATCCCTTTCCCGCATCTGATTAAAATGCCATTGTGCATCCTCAATCCTCCCACACTCTGACAGGGCCTTTATGATTGTATTCCAAGAAACTACATTCCTCTCCGGCATTCTCCTAAACAAATCCAAAGCCTTCTCGGTTTGGCCATTTCGTGCATACCCATCAATCATTGTGTTCCAAGAACGAACATTTCTCTCTGGCATCTCATAAAACAACCTCTCAGCTTCCTCAATCTGATTGAGCTTGACGTAGCCGTTAACCAACGCAGTCCAAGTAACCACATCTTTCATGGCATCCGGTCCATCAAACAGCTTCCTGGCTTCCTTAATCACGCCACACATGATATACCCATTTATCATTGTACCCCACAAATGCAAGTCCCGTTCAGGCATTCGATCAAACAGCTTGCGTGCATCATCGATTCTCCCTTCCTGGCAAAGCCTTGAGATGGATGTATTGCAGTCCTTCATTGCAGAATGGAGACTGGACGTGGATGTTGACATGGTCCTAAGGAATGGGTAGCCATTTATGATAAAGGTTGGGTGTGTCTTGAGCTTGGGAGCGTGCATCAAAATGAATGATAATGGAGGTAGCTTCTTCATCCTTGAATGGTAGCAGAGATGTTAAGAGAAGGATGAAATAGAGGGCTAACGAGTCAGTAACTGGCGATGATgcgcggcggcggtggtggtggcggagcGAGCAAGCGGTGGCTTGGCTTTGTTCTGAGAAACGAGAATTCAGATTGAGAATTGTGGGTTTGGCGGTGTGGACTTTCGTGTAATGTGACACTTTTTGAGAAAACACTCTTTTTGAGAAACAGGTAGGCACTTCTTACTCCCACCCACACTAGTAGGTACTAGGTACTCATTACAGCTCTTGAGACCCCACGGGTAGAAAAGGCTGGACTCAAGCTTGAAACAAAtagacactttttttttttataagcacacTTTTTATCTTATTTAAGTCTTAGAGAAATCTCCAAACTCTACAACTCATTAGCGTGATTTTTCTTAACATAAGGTTCTTTTGGAGTTTTCAGTCTTGGCTCATTGGTGCTTTAAGCTCCTCTGACTCCCAACACCAATTTCACCACACACAGAAAGGTACAAATATAAGAGGCAGAAGtgaggaagaaaaaaataagtcGTTATGTAACGTAAGAAAAAGTAAATGCGAATGTATGAACATGAAATCATGAAGTTTACTTCTCTTCTAGCATATATTTTGCATGATGCATACAAGCAATTTGAATATTTGATCACTTTTATTTTTCCTCCAAACTACAATCTAAGATGGAACAGACAATGTTCTGTTATATTGGATGTTGATTGCAGACTTACAATTAAGGTAGTTATTTGAAAGAATTAAAGAATAGAAAGAATGGTTAAAAGTCTAAGTAACATGCTCAAGAGAATAACAGATGTTATATATATCTAAAGGATTTTGAGCTAGCTAGTTGATTTGGTGTTCCAAGTTGGTAAGTATATATGTTAAGAAGCAAAACCCTTGTGTGGATCAAACGTCTGAACATGCACTCCAACTCAACTTCTAGATCTTCTATTGCCATTTGAACCCCTGCTAGCCTTTTATTTGCACTTTGAAGCACCATGGCATCATAATACATATCATGATCTGATGAATTATTCTGCAAATTCACATGAACAAGCTTTGACATGAAAGACCTTTTCCCTGTTCTTGAATAATCCAACCATGGTGATGAAATTAGTGACAACAGTGATTCCACAGTGGAAATGCTTGTCATCCTCACTTCCCTCAGAACATCAACAACCAGAGTTAGTTTTTGGTCCTTCATTGAAGTGATTATTTTTTCAGTCTTCATACCCTTCAACCATTTCAAGCACTTTAAAGTCTCTTTCTTTAACTTCTTCCTATAGCAATTGAAAGCTGTGATTTTTCCCTCAATTCCTGGCTCACCAATGCTTGCTCTTCGTAAAGTGAATTGGAGTTCTTGAAGGTGTTCTTTCACAAGCAAAAGAACATCTTTGGAGATGCCACACACCTCCAATATCCTCAGAGAGGACTCAGAGACATCACTGACCCATTTTTCTTCGTGCCAGTGGACAAGGGCTTGTTGAACCAATGGAGAATGAAGGAGGTCATTTGCAGAGTTTTGCATGTCTTTAAGAGCATCAAAATCAAGGGGTGTCATCTTGAACTAGTTGAAGAATAGTGCGCACTTTGTGAGAAATTAAATCAGGCTTTGAGTTAGCTAGAGGCTAGAAATAAGTTGGTATTCTGCTATAGCCTATAGGTGCTTCAATTCAATGGGTTTATATAGCAATGGAGCTTAAAATTAGTTTATACTAATTAGATCTCAGATTCAGATAAGGAAGCAAGAATGAAGTATCCTTCATGTGGTACGGAATTGGGGTTATGATAACAGCTAAGGTACCTCTTTGTCCTATGGAACCTTCCTTTGTGTGGATATGTTGGTCGTTTTAGGATATTGTTGTTGAATATAAGAGCAATATGATTAACAATGTATTAGTATAATTTCATGTCATTTGATAATGTCAACTGAAAAATTGCGTCGGTACGTTTATCTCTCTAATTTTCATAAATGCTTAAAAAAATTCACTAACTTAATATATATGAAAAGTGTGATTAACACAAAATTGCAATACGAGAAAACATGAGAAAATTTTCACGTGAGAGAGAAGATTTTAGTCAAGTTAACAATACATGCATGAGAAGAGGTGCATTCGTGCATGCCAACCTGTGATAGTTACTTAAGAGCTGAGAAAATGCTGTTCAAACAGAGAAGCTTGAAACAAATTGTGTATAAGGCACTTAAAATAATGTGATGTTGGATTATAAAAGATTATGCAATGTTGAATCTGGGTTACTGACAACTGtgcaatttgtttttgtttcttaaATGCATGACATAAGTTCTGGATGCTATCATCCACCGTTAACTTGAGATTCTTCCCAGAAACTTCCCTATTGAAAAGGACAAAAGTTGCTGATTTCACATTGGATCTTATATTTCATgcaaagccaaaaaaaaaaatctggttagctgattttgaaaatattgtGGATCGTGAAGTTATGAATTTTCTGTAATGAACATCTAAAATATAGGGCAACTAAGATTAATATTTCAAATATCATATTAGATCGCCTAGTTGAATTGTGCACCACCCAGCCATGTCTAAGGTAGAAACATTTGTGGTTGACTTGAGAGTCTAAGGTACGTACATCTTAAAAAAACAATCATCTAAATTTGTTTGGAAAAGGATTATTAGACATCCACAAAATGCAGTGCGAAAGATTCAACAAATTAAACATTCAATCTGCCCTCTTTTATacattatataaaataatagaAAGAAGTTAAGTCTGAGATTAGTGCAATGTCGCCATAAAAATAAGAGTAGTTGTGGCAAGGCTTGTGATATTCTTTAATTTCACTTGGATTCTCCAATACCCTCCCCTCACAGGCTAGCTGGTGGCTTATGTTTCTTCGTGCTACCTTGGCCTTGCACACACGGTGATAAAACCTTGTATTTCTGTCGCCCTCCTTCTGCCATTGCATCCTTGATTTTGTCAACCAGATCGGCTCCTCAGCCCTATACTCTTTCCCTAGCTCATCCAGCACTCTCAGATGCTCTCTTCTCAGCTCCTCAAATACACCTTCATTTTCCATCGCCCTCATCACCTCCTTTAGTCTGTCCTCCAATTCTTTAATCTTCACCACACCCCAAACCCCTCTTCCCCTTCTCCATCATCTTCCACTCTATCTCACAAGCCTTGTCAAAACCTCACCAGGTTCTCCTTTTGTTTTTCAGAAAACACAATTTAGAATAACACAAATGTAGAGCCAAATCTTAATCTTCTTTTCTTCAATAAAGCAAAATCTATATACAAACTACTTATGTATTTATTTTATCAATCACATATATCATCCACATTGTACAAGTCGAAGTAGATCTTCAAGTGAGTAATCAAACACATATCACATTAATCCACTAGTTATGAGATCTCTAACATTAGTTTTATAACAATGTGAATATTCTCTATGATaaagagatatatatatatatacacacggATTtacttaatttcatttttatttaggAGAAATTAAGTGCTTGCTTCAGCCTGTGACAATCAATCAAGTAAGCAAAACCGTGAGCCATGTTCTTCAAAGTGGCCTCATGAAGATCCTCATCATCAGTAGCGGTGGCATCGGTTGAGAAGAACACCCTGAACCCCCTGCCAAATGCGTCACGCGCCGTCGTCTCGCAGCAGAGGTTGGTCATCACACCCGTCACTATAACCTCCTCCACTCCCATACCCACCAGCATCTCTTCCAGCCTGGTTCCGGCGAACGCGCTGTAGGTTCTCTTCCCCACCACCGCATCCTTCTCGGTCTCACGGTGGAGCGACCCCATGAGCTCGGCCTCTTCGGTGCCGTCAAGGATGAAGTCCCCGAACCACCACTCAGTTAGCATGGGGTGGTCGGTGGCGGAGGTGTGGCGGTGGCGCGTGAAGATGACGGGGATGGAGGCGCGACGACAGAGGTCGATGGTGGTGTTGAGGTTTGGGAGGATTGGGGTGGCGATGGTGGAGAAGTAGTTCTGCATGTCGATGACTAGGAGAGCACATGATTTTGGATTTGGGTTTCTCTTTCTGATTTCGTATTTCTCGTACGATGATGATTTTACAGCACAAGAACTAGAcattgaagaagatgagaattGAGAACAGAAAGGGCTTTAGGTTTGGTTTGAGGTTGTAATTTGATTCATATAATCTAGTCCATGTCATTCTCGAGACTTCTTTGTGTCCTTTTTGCTAGGTGTTGTTCTTTGGGGCCTCTAATGGGTATCACCTAGAAGACAAGATAATGTGAgttgctttttattttattttattaatttcggGATTTAAAGCGCCCAACTAACCTCTCTCATATAGGGTATTACAGGAATCGAATCTAAAGAAAACATAACTAAAAGAAGGTAAACTATCATAGTTCTTCATAGGCATGAGCAAGGAAAACCCATTCTTGGCAAAGGCATCCGCGACCGAGTTAGCTTCGCGAAAAACATGTTTCCAGTGGTAGTTTGAGCAACGAGAAAGGAGGTTCTTGATCTGTCCAACTAGAGGGCACTAGTATGAGAGTCTAGGCAGCCTTTGTCAAGGAGATTCACAGCTATCATAGAATTGGATTCTATATAAATTTTCGAGAACCCTCTTGCCATAGCAATTTCTACCCCGTGCAAGATTCCCCATAATTCAGCTTGAACAATAGAGCAGTTACAAAGGTTGACTGAACAGCCCACCAAGAATTGGCCATTGTGGTCTCTAAGAATACCACCACACGCAACACGATATTGGTCCATAATAAGTGTAAAAGTATAAGGACTGGAAATGCTAAATAGGAAAGTACAAGGTTCAGATTGTAATAATTAGTCAGTGACAGTTAGGAATGAGCTGTCACCAGCTAAGATAGTTAGTTAGAGTAACTGAATTGATTAGAGTAGTTAATCAATGGTTAACACTATAAATAGTGTTCCTCTCTTGTAATCAGATTCATGAAGTGAAAATTGATATTCAATTGAAGTTTCGTTTCACCTTCTTCACTCTTCTTCTCTGAAATCTttgatggtatcagagcataTCTTAGATCCATTcattgtttgttgtggagacctctcataattgggccacccgttgttgttgatcccacgttcctggttgttcagtcctggacgtgagggggtgtgttagaagtctcacattggctagagatagagcatagatagtctttttaagggtagtgcaaacctcaacccttgagctagcttttgtggttgagtataggcctcccaatttctaataataAGAGATCCATCAGAGTTAATTTTGACCTAAGAGAAGGGAGGGGGGACCATCTCATGGTTCTTAGAAGTTAGATCACGTACCCGAGTGACTTAGAGGCTTGAAGATTCATCAAAGGAGGCAATTTTGATATCCATTATGAGGCTTCGAATTCTGCTACAAGTAGCATAAGGGGAGTTTCCCAAGTTCTAAAAAATTAGCTCGTTTCTGGATCTCCATATGACTTCCAAGGCAACACCAAACACGCTGCTCCAAGGAACCTCGTAATGGAAATAATTGTGGTTGTCCAGGTTCGACATTAACCAGTTCTCTCTGCcacaactgaagaaagattgggtCAGTTCTTGGGGGAGGAGCTGCATGGAGGATAGTCTCACAGATAATGTGAGTTGCTTCATTCATATTTCACTCTCACTTGCTATTTGTGGAGAAATGCTAGTAATACTCATTTTTGACACATTTTTTTTAGGATTAATGGTTAAATTAGTCTCTGATTTTATGTTTGAGTTGAATTTAGTCTCTCAATGCGGAAAAATGACATTTAGTGAtagtcatttttataattactggttttttttttaccacCTCTATTCGTTTTCCGCCAAAAGACTAAATCAAA from Lotus japonicus ecotype B-129 chromosome 2, LjGifu_v1.2 includes:
- the LOC130737496 gene encoding pentatricopeptide repeat-containing protein At2g35030, mitochondrial-like; protein product: MKKLPPLSFILMHAPKLKTHPTFIINGYPFLRTMSTSTSSLHSAMKDCNTSISRLCQEGRIDDARKLFDRMPERDLHLWGTMINGYIMCGVIKEARKLFDGPDAMKDVVTWTALVNGYVKLNQIEEAERLFYEMPERNVRSWNTMIDGYARNGQTEKALDLFRRMPERNVVSWNTIIKALSECGRIEDAQWHFNQMRERDVKSWTTMVDGLAINGRVDDARELFDRMPVRNVVSWNVMIKGYAKNRRLDEALELFERMPERDMPSWNTLVTGFIQNGDLNRAEKLFHEMPQKNVITWTAMMTGYVQHGLSEEALKIFNKLQADHALKPNTGTFVTVLGACSDLAGLTEGQQIHQLISKTVFQESTYVVSALINMYSKCGELHIARRIFDEGLLRQRDLISWNGMIAAYAHHGYGKEAINLFNKMQELGFQANDVTYVELLTACSHAGLVEEGLQYFDRLLKNRSIQVREDHYACLVDLCGRAGRLKEAFNIIEGLGVDLSLSVWGPLLAGCNVHGNADIGKLVAKKILKIEPENAGTYSLLSNMYASVGKWKEAANVRMKMKDKGLKKQPGCSWVEVGNTVQVFVVGDKSHSQSELLGYLLLDLHTKMKKSRDSLDDDLSLDVEL
- the LOC130737497 gene encoding uncharacterized protein LOC130737497, which gives rise to MTPLDFDALKDMQNSANDLLHSPLVQQALVHWHEEKWVSDVSESSLRILEVCGISKDVLLLVKEHLQELQFTLRRASIGEPGIEGKITAFNCYRKKLKKETLKCLKWLKGMKTEKIITSMKDQKLTLVVDVLREVRMTSISTVESLLSLISSPWLDYSRTGKRSFMSKLVHVNLQNNSSDHDMYYDAMVLQSANKRLAGVQMAIEDLEVELECMFRRLIHTRVLLLNIYTYQLGTPNQLASSKSFRYI
- the LOC130737500 gene encoding nicotinamidase 2-like, producing MSSSCAVKSSSYEKYEIRKRNPNPKSCALLVIDMQNYFSTIATPILPNLNTTIDLCRRASIPVIFTRHRHTSATDHPMLTEWWFGDFILDGTEEAELMGSLHRETEKDAVVGKRTYSAFAGTRLEEMLVGMGVEEVIVTGVMTNLCCETTARDAFGRGFRVFFSTDATATDDEDLHEATLKNMAHGFAYLIDCHRLKQALNFS